From a single Pirellulales bacterium genomic region:
- the frr gene encoding ribosome recycling factor yields MSSDTILLDVEERMEKGVAVLKQALAGIRTGRANPGLVDSIRVDAYGSPTPLKQLATIGAPEPNQIVIRPFDPSTLKDIEKAIQASDLGFNPMNDGRVVRISIPPLSTETRKKLVARIKELSEEAKVAIRNVRRDGNKLADQEQKDKILTEDDRDSVKEEVQELTKTYEGQVDALAKAKETEVMEQ; encoded by the coding sequence ATGAGCTCCGATACCATCCTGCTCGACGTCGAAGAACGCATGGAAAAAGGGGTCGCGGTCCTCAAGCAGGCCTTGGCCGGCATCCGCACCGGCCGCGCCAACCCGGGGCTGGTCGACTCCATCCGCGTCGACGCCTACGGCTCTCCCACCCCGCTCAAGCAACTCGCCACCATCGGCGCCCCCGAACCTAATCAGATCGTCATTCGCCCCTTCGACCCCAGCACGCTCAAAGACATCGAAAAGGCGATTCAGGCCAGCGACCTGGGCTTCAACCCCATGAACGATGGCCGCGTGGTGCGCATCAGCATCCCGCCCCTCTCGACCGAAACGCGCAAAAAGCTGGTCGCGCGGATCAAGGAATTGTCCGAGGAGGCCAAGGTCGCCATCCGCAATGTCCGCCGCGACGGCAACAAACTTGCCGATCAGGAGCAGAAAGACAAGATCCTGACCGAGGACGATCGCGACTCGGTCAAAGAAGAAGTGCAAGAACTGACCAAGACCTACGAGGGCCAGGTCGACGCGCTGGCCAAGGCCAAAGAAACCGAGGTCATGGAGCAGTAG
- the pyrH gene encoding UMP kinase has protein sequence MTDTPARRVLLKVSGESFTRAGERGINMDEVLHLAQQTARAARQGAQIAIVMGGGNILRGAQFRSGATGIEEATAHYMGMLATVMNGLALQDALESLGCETRLLTAIRMEAVAEPYIRRRARRHLEKGRIVLLAAGTGSPFVTTDTAAAQRALELEANILLKATRVDGVYSDDPEKNAHAVLYSELSYHTVQQQNLRVMDSTAIAQCMEHDMPILVFNYKKEGNIERAVEGQKVGTLIASEAYISQQKQALARQ, from the coding sequence ATGACCGATACCCCCGCCCGCCGCGTGCTGCTCAAGGTCTCTGGCGAAAGCTTCACGCGTGCCGGAGAACGCGGCATCAACATGGACGAAGTGCTGCACCTGGCGCAGCAAACGGCCCGCGCCGCCCGCCAAGGGGCGCAAATCGCCATCGTCATGGGGGGCGGCAACATCCTCCGTGGCGCCCAGTTCCGTTCCGGCGCCACCGGCATCGAGGAGGCCACCGCCCACTACATGGGCATGCTGGCCACCGTGATGAACGGCCTGGCGCTGCAAGACGCGCTAGAGTCGCTCGGCTGCGAAACCCGCCTGCTCACCGCCATCCGCATGGAGGCCGTGGCCGAGCCGTATATTCGCCGCCGCGCCCGCCGCCATCTGGAAAAAGGGCGCATCGTGCTGTTGGCCGCCGGCACCGGCAGCCCGTTTGTCACCACCGACACCGCCGCCGCGCAGCGGGCTTTGGAGCTGGAGGCCAACATCCTGCTCAAGGCCACTCGTGTCGATGGCGTCTACAGCGACGACCCCGAAAAGAACGCCCACGCCGTGCTCTATAGCGAGTTGAGCTACCACACCGTGCAGCAGCAAAATCTGCGGGTCATGGACTCCACCGCCATCGCCCAGTGCATGGAACACGACATGCCGATCTTGGTGTTCAACTACAAAAAAGAAGGCAACATCGAGCGAGCGGTCGAAGGCCAAAAGGTCGGCACGCTCATCGCCAGCGAAGCCTACATCAGCCAACAAAAGCAAGCGCTAGCGCGCCAGTAG
- the tsf gene encoding translation elongation factor Ts — MADISASAVKSLRDKTGLPMMECKQALQSTGGDEAAAIDMLRKQGKKTMANRADRETSFGRFGVYADVASGVGALVELRCESAPVVGSNDFIQLANDLAKQLATGPGAATGDELLSQPSPSRPGQTLADQKDDLVNRIREVFNIGRMVRIDGPCGGYAHHTGTHGALVEVRATCAKAIDQSIANELAMHVTAMRPKATTKDDLDPALIDKEREILSEASRKEGKPENIIAKMVEGRLRNFFAEHVLAEQPFIKDEKKTVGAYANDHGMQVVRFVGWELGKE; from the coding sequence ATGGCGGATATTTCGGCCAGCGCCGTCAAATCGCTGCGAGACAAGACCGGCCTGCCGATGATGGAGTGCAAGCAGGCCTTGCAATCCACCGGCGGCGATGAGGCCGCGGCCATCGATATGCTGCGCAAGCAAGGCAAAAAGACCATGGCCAACCGCGCCGACCGCGAGACCAGCTTTGGCCGCTTTGGCGTCTATGCCGATGTGGCCAGCGGCGTCGGCGCCCTGGTCGAACTGCGCTGCGAAAGCGCCCCGGTCGTCGGCAGCAACGACTTCATCCAACTCGCCAACGACTTGGCCAAGCAGTTGGCCACCGGCCCCGGCGCCGCCACTGGCGACGAGTTGCTCAGCCAACCCTCCCCCAGTCGCCCCGGCCAAACCTTGGCCGATCAAAAAGACGATCTGGTCAACCGCATTCGCGAGGTCTTCAACATCGGCCGCATGGTCCGCATCGACGGCCCCTGCGGCGGTTATGCCCACCACACCGGCACGCATGGCGCCTTGGTCGAGGTCCGCGCCACCTGCGCCAAAGCCATCGATCAGTCCATCGCCAACGAACTGGCCATGCACGTCACCGCCATGCGCCCCAAAGCCACCACCAAGGACGATCTCGACCCCGCGCTCATCGACAAAGAACGCGAAATCCTCTCCGAGGCCTCGCGCAAAGAGGGCAAGCCCGAGAACATCATCGCCAAGATGGTCGAAGGCCGTCTGCGCAACTTCTTTGCCGAGCATGTGCTGGCCGAGCAGCCCTTCATCAAGGACGAAAAGAAAACCGTCGGCGCCTACGCCAACGATCACGGCATGCAGGTGGTCCGCTTCGTCGGCTGGGAGCTGGGCAAAGAATAG